A genomic window from Fundidesulfovibrio magnetotacticus includes:
- a CDS encoding SPFH domain-containing protein, protein MLVVTISLAVFVVVLLALSVTIVPQQSAYIVERLGKYNRSLEAGFHVLLPVLDRVSYKFSLKEEVVDTPSQPCITKDNVTVHVDGLCYIKVNDPRLAAYGISNYRVAATQLAQTSLRSAIGKITLDKTFEEREVINSEVVKAVDEAAMGWGVKVMRFEIKDIAPPESVKKAMEAQMTAEREKRAQIALAEGQKQAAINISEGQMQQAINLSEGDKQRQINEAEGRSRQIELVGAATAQALRQVAEALNGEGGLTAANLRVTEQYVEAFGKLARESTALIVPQNVADVAGLVATAMQTVKKTG, encoded by the coding sequence ATGCTCGTGGTGACCATTTCCCTGGCCGTGTTCGTGGTGGTGCTGCTCGCACTGAGCGTGACCATCGTCCCCCAGCAGAGCGCCTACATCGTGGAGCGCCTGGGCAAGTACAACCGCAGCCTGGAGGCGGGCTTCCACGTGCTCCTGCCCGTGCTGGACCGCGTTTCCTACAAATTCTCCCTCAAAGAGGAGGTGGTGGACACCCCCTCCCAGCCCTGCATCACCAAGGACAATGTGACCGTCCACGTGGACGGGCTGTGCTACATCAAGGTGAACGATCCGCGCCTGGCGGCCTATGGCATCTCCAACTACCGCGTGGCCGCCACCCAGCTGGCCCAGACCTCCCTGCGTTCGGCCATCGGCAAGATCACCCTGGACAAGACCTTCGAGGAGCGCGAGGTGATCAACTCCGAGGTGGTCAAGGCCGTGGACGAGGCCGCCATGGGCTGGGGCGTGAAGGTGATGCGTTTCGAGATCAAGGACATCGCCCCCCCCGAGTCGGTGAAGAAGGCCATGGAGGCCCAGATGACCGCCGAGCGCGAGAAGCGCGCCCAGATCGCCCTGGCCGAGGGGCAGAAACAGGCGGCCATCAACATCTCGGAGGGCCAGATGCAGCAGGCCATCAACCTCTCCGAGGGCGACAAGCAGCGCCAGATCAACGAGGCCGAGGGGCGCAGCCGCCAGATCGAGCTGGTGGGCGCGGCCACGGCCCAGGCCCTGCGCCAGGTGGCCGAGGCCCTCAACGGCGAGGGCGGGCTCACGGCGGCCAACCTGCGCGTCACCGAGCAGTACGTGGAGGCCTTCGGCAAACTGGCCAGGGAGTCCACGGCGCTCATCGTGCCCCAGAACGTGGCCGACGTGGCCGGGCTGGTGGCCACGGCCATGCAGACCGTGAAAAAGACCGGGTAG
- a CDS encoding NfeD family protein, which yields MTWNAPVIWTLAGLALIVLEAFLPGLVVLFFGLGALAAALAAWLFDPSLSVQFLVFTGASLASLALLRRRFAQAFQGRVGAGDARVEAIDSLVGEDGVVSEAVPAGGLGRVKVRGSFYAARSAQALAAGAPVRVTDDPRGDRSILTVEGKV from the coding sequence GTGACCTGGAACGCCCCCGTGATCTGGACCCTGGCGGGCCTGGCGCTCATCGTGCTGGAGGCCTTCCTGCCCGGGCTGGTGGTGCTCTTCTTCGGCCTGGGCGCGCTGGCGGCGGCCCTGGCGGCGTGGCTCTTCGATCCCTCCCTTTCCGTGCAGTTCCTGGTGTTCACCGGGGCCTCCCTGGCCTCCCTGGCGCTTTTGCGCCGCCGCTTCGCCCAGGCCTTCCAGGGCCGCGTGGGCGCGGGCGACGCGCGCGTGGAGGCCATCGACTCCCTGGTGGGCGAGGACGGCGTGGTCAGCGAGGCCGTCCCGGCCGGGGGCCTTGGCCGCGTGAAGGTGCGAGGCAGCTTCTACGCCGCGCGAAGCGCGCAGGCCCTGGCGGCGGGCGCGCCGGTGCGCGTGACGGACGACCCCCGGGGGGACCGCTCGATCCTCACCGTGGAAGGCAAGGTTTGA